A single Arachnia propionica DNA region contains:
- a CDS encoding MFS transporter, which yields MSADTTRHHEAPGAVRVLTMSSISFTLMFAVWLMFGILGKPIQKEFGLDSVQLSWISAVAVLNGSMWRLPAGILADRFGGKIVFTVMMTFGAVASLAVSFADNYAMLLVLAFCVGIVGNSFSAGVAWNSAWYSPQHKGFALGVFGAGNVGASVTKIIGPGIITATAGSAVLGFLPGGWRLIPIVYAILLIVVGILQWFITPFPDRTPGASARISEMLTPLKDIRVWRFSLYYVIVFGAYVAYSAILPTYYQDVFRVDLGTAALLTTTFIFPASLLRPLGGWVSDRWGARTAMYATFVPIGALFTVLCIPSGVDAHGNAYGLPLWLVVTLIFLIGCTMGIGKAGVYKHIPTYFPHHVGSVGGLVGMLGGLGGFFLPPMFAYIEKFTGLASTPFIVLTVLTGLTLIWMHLVISRMKRMNPEMDLVEVPDGARPV from the coding sequence GTGAGCGCCGACACAACCAGACATCATGAGGCCCCGGGCGCCGTGCGTGTCCTCACGATGTCCAGCATCTCGTTCACCCTGATGTTCGCCGTGTGGCTGATGTTCGGGATCCTCGGCAAACCCATCCAGAAGGAGTTCGGCCTGGACTCCGTGCAGCTGAGCTGGATCAGCGCCGTCGCGGTCCTGAACGGCTCCATGTGGCGCCTGCCCGCAGGAATCCTCGCCGACCGTTTCGGCGGCAAGATCGTCTTCACCGTGATGATGACCTTCGGGGCGGTGGCCTCACTGGCGGTTTCCTTCGCCGACAACTACGCGATGCTGCTGGTCCTGGCCTTCTGCGTCGGCATCGTCGGTAACTCGTTTTCGGCCGGTGTCGCGTGGAACTCGGCCTGGTACTCCCCGCAGCACAAGGGCTTCGCCCTCGGCGTTTTCGGCGCAGGCAACGTCGGCGCCTCCGTCACCAAGATCATCGGCCCCGGCATCATCACGGCCACCGCGGGCAGCGCCGTGCTCGGTTTCCTCCCCGGCGGCTGGCGCCTCATCCCCATCGTGTACGCGATCCTGCTGATCGTGGTCGGGATCCTCCAGTGGTTCATCACCCCCTTCCCGGATCGCACACCGGGGGCGAGCGCCAGGATCTCCGAGATGCTGACGCCGCTCAAGGACATCCGGGTGTGGCGCTTCAGCCTCTACTACGTGATCGTCTTCGGGGCCTACGTGGCCTACTCGGCGATCCTGCCCACCTACTACCAGGACGTGTTCAGGGTCGATCTCGGCACCGCCGCCCTCCTGACCACCACCTTCATCTTCCCCGCCTCCCTGCTGCGGCCACTGGGAGGCTGGGTCTCCGACCGCTGGGGTGCCCGCACCGCCATGTACGCAACCTTCGTTCCGATCGGCGCCCTTTTCACCGTCCTGTGCATCCCCAGCGGGGTCGACGCGCATGGCAACGCCTACGGCCTGCCGCTGTGGCTGGTGGTGACGCTGATATTCCTGATCGGCTGCACCATGGGCATCGGCAAAGCAGGGGTCTACAAGCACATCCCCACCTACTTCCCGCACCACGTCGGTTCCGTCGGAGGTCTCGTCGGCATGCTGGGTGGCCTGGGTGGCTTCTTCCTTCCCCCGATGTTCGCCTACATCGAGAAGTTCACGGGACTGGCTTCCACCCCCTTCATCGTACTGACCGTCCTGACAGGCCTTACGCTGATCTGGATGCACCTCGTGATCTCCCGCATGAAGCGGATGAACCCCGAAATGGATCTCGTCGAGGTCCCCGACGGCGCCCGGCCCGTGTAG
- a CDS encoding helix-turn-helix transcriptional regulator has translation MTIARQVAGGEQTASAQDAALDLLARHPEGLTVAEIAEQLRLHVTTVRVHLNRLVAEERLLQRDERVGVGRPRRRYFPVPRAVPSATIQDDYQMLTEVLAQVLDVESTKAEDVLKEWAMRTLDAGILGLPKPSEAGWQDKVDVVLGLLRSWGYDPRVTRTGPCRLAAELRGCPLSETAFSCPEAVCGAHQGLIRGALGVLGEADTDVELEADFSGGPCCLRLSRETGHEGEKQ, from the coding sequence GTGACCATTGCGAGGCAGGTGGCCGGGGGCGAACAAACCGCATCCGCGCAGGATGCTGCCCTCGATCTCCTCGCGCGCCATCCCGAGGGCCTCACGGTCGCCGAGATCGCCGAGCAGCTCCGGCTGCACGTCACCACCGTCCGGGTACACCTCAACCGGCTCGTCGCTGAGGAACGACTCCTGCAGCGCGACGAACGGGTGGGGGTCGGGCGGCCCCGGCGCCGCTACTTCCCGGTGCCCCGCGCCGTCCCCTCGGCCACCATCCAGGACGATTACCAGATGCTGACCGAGGTGCTCGCCCAGGTGCTGGACGTCGAGAGCACCAAGGCCGAGGACGTGCTGAAGGAGTGGGCGATGCGCACCCTGGACGCCGGCATCCTGGGGCTGCCCAAGCCTTCCGAGGCCGGCTGGCAGGACAAGGTCGATGTCGTACTCGGGCTGTTGAGGTCCTGGGGATACGACCCCCGGGTGACACGGACCGGGCCGTGCCGTCTGGCTGCGGAGCTGCGCGGTTGCCCACTCAGCGAGACCGCTTTCTCGTGCCCCGAGGCCGTGTGTGGCGCACACCAGGGGCTCATCCGCGGGGCGCTTGGGGTACTCGGGGAAGCCGACACGGACGTCGAACTCGAAGCAGACTTCTCGGGCGGACCCTGCTGCCTGAGGCTCAGCCGGGAAACCGGACACGAAGGAGAGAAGCAATGA